The Niastella koreensis GR20-10 genome includes a window with the following:
- a CDS encoding RNA polymerase sigma-70 factor, with protein sequence MNRNDLYVQFRQLFRGLYKPLTQYAYSLVLDHAIAEDIVQDVFVRIWEKHAAIIDSPQARPYLYRAVRNACFNHLGAKKKIQLHSLSDMDPAEEESLTWTITEEPVEEDIPNYRELLKQAIEQLPEKCREVFLLSRTGKLSNQEIADQLGISIKTVNNQTWKAMKLLRSFVHKAKSWLWLFITIFFTRY encoded by the coding sequence GTGAATCGCAACGATCTTTATGTGCAGTTCAGGCAGTTATTCCGGGGACTTTATAAACCGCTTACTCAATACGCTTATTCGCTTGTACTGGATCATGCAATTGCAGAAGATATAGTGCAGGATGTATTTGTAAGGATCTGGGAAAAACATGCAGCAATTATTGACTCTCCACAGGCACGCCCTTACCTGTACCGGGCAGTGCGAAACGCCTGTTTCAACCACCTGGGAGCAAAAAAGAAAATCCAATTACACAGCCTTTCCGATATGGATCCGGCAGAAGAAGAAAGCTTAACCTGGACAATCACAGAAGAACCTGTAGAAGAAGACATTCCCAATTACCGGGAATTATTAAAGCAAGCCATTGAACAGCTGCCCGAAAAATGCCGGGAAGTTTTTCTGCTAAGCAGAACAGGAAAGTTGAGTAACCAGGAAATTGCCGATCAGTTGGGCATCTCCATAAAAACGGTTAACAACCAAACCTGGAAGGCCATGAAGTTGCTGCGTTCATTTGTGCACAAGGCTAAAAGCTGGCTATGGCTCTTCATCACTATTTTTTTCACCAGATATTGA